A single window of Pseudomonas marginalis DNA harbors:
- a CDS encoding heavy metal response regulator transcription factor, whose product MRVLIVEDEEKTADYLHRGLTEQGYAVDVAREGVEGLHLALENDYAVIVLDVMLPGLDGFGVLRALRARKQTPVIMLTARERVEDRIRGLREGADDYLGKPFSFLELVARLQALTRRSGGHEPVQVTVADLWIDLISRKASRNGVRLDLTAKEFSLLSVLARRQGEILSKTSIAEMVWDINFDSDANVVEVAIKRLRAKLDGPFEHKLLHTIRGMGYVLENRSVG is encoded by the coding sequence ATGCGCGTACTGATTGTTGAAGATGAAGAAAAAACCGCCGATTACCTGCACCGAGGCCTGACGGAGCAAGGCTACGCCGTCGATGTGGCGCGCGAGGGCGTCGAGGGCCTGCACCTGGCGCTGGAGAACGATTACGCGGTGATCGTGCTCGACGTGATGCTGCCCGGCCTCGATGGCTTTGGCGTGCTGAGGGCGTTGCGTGCGCGCAAACAGACACCGGTGATCATGCTGACCGCCCGCGAGCGCGTGGAAGACCGTATCCGCGGCCTGCGCGAAGGCGCCGACGATTATCTTGGCAAACCGTTTTCCTTCCTCGAACTGGTGGCGCGCCTGCAAGCCCTGACCCGCCGCAGCGGCGGCCACGAGCCGGTGCAAGTGACCGTTGCCGACCTGTGGATCGACCTGATCAGCCGCAAGGCCAGCCGCAATGGTGTGCGCCTGGACCTGACCGCCAAGGAGTTCTCGCTGCTCAGCGTATTGGCGCGGCGCCAGGGCGAGATCCTCTCCAAGACCTCGATTGCAGAAATGGTCTGGGACATCAATTTCGACAGTGACGCCAACGTCGTGGAAGTGGCGATCAAGCGCCTGCGCGCCAAGCTTGACGGGCCGTTCGAACACAAGCTGCTGCACACCATTCGCGGCATGGGTTATGTGCTGGAGAATCGCAGTGTCGGCTAA
- a CDS encoding multidrug efflux RND transporter permease subunit has product MNGSRSPSAWCVDHPVATLLLTFALVLLGIIAFPRLAIAPLPEAEFPTIQVTAQLPGASPDTMASSVATPLEVQFSAIPGMTQMTSSSALGSSLLTLQFTLDKSIDTAAQEVQAAINTASGKLPSDMPSLPTWKKVNPADSPVLILSVSSDSMPSTELSDYVETLLARQISQIDGVGQINITGQQRPAIRVQASPDKLAAIGLTLADIRLAIQQSSLNLAKGAIYGENSVSTLSTNDQLFHPEDYAQLIVSYKDGAPVQLRDIAKVINGSENAYVQAWSGDTPGVNLVISRQPGANIVETVDRIQAELPRLQGMLPASVQVSVLSDRTKTIRASLHEVEVTLLIAILLVVAVMALFLRQLSATLIVSSVLGVSLVASFALMYLMGFSLNNLTLVAIVIAVGFVVDDAIVVVENIHRHLEAGLDKREAAIKGAGEIGFTVVSISFSLVAAFIPLLFMGGVVGRLFKEFALTATSTILISVVVSLTLAPTLAALFMHAPTHPAHDKPGFSERLLAGYARNLRRALAHQRSMAALFVVTLALAVAGYVFIPKGFFPVQDTGFVLGTSEAAADVSYPDMVAKHKALAEIVKDDPAVQAFSHSVGVTGSNQTIANGRFWIALKDRGDRDVSASQFIDRIRPKLAKVPGIVLYLRAGQDINLSSGPSRAQYQYVLKSNDGPTLNTWTQRLTEKLRANPAFRDLSNDLQLGGSITHISIDRQAAARFGLTATDVDQALYDAFGQRQINEFQTEINQYQVVLELDSQQRGKAESLNYFYLRSPLTNEMVPLSAVAKVDAPTVGPLSISHDGMFPAANLSFNLAPGVALGDAVIMLNQAKNEIGMPTTIIGNFQGAAQAFQSSLASQPWLILAALVAVYIILGVLYESFVHPLTIISTLPSAGLGALIMLSLMGQDFSIMALIGLVLLIGIVKKNGILMIDFALDAQRVRGLPPEEAIYEACITRFRPIIMTTLAALLGAVPLMLGAGPGAEMRQPLGIAVVGGLLVSQALTLFTTPVIYLYLEKFFHRPKPGAELATTH; this is encoded by the coding sequence ATGAACGGCAGCCGGTCGCCCTCGGCCTGGTGCGTCGACCACCCGGTCGCCACCCTGCTGCTGACGTTTGCCCTGGTGCTGCTCGGGATCATTGCCTTCCCGCGCCTGGCCATCGCGCCACTGCCGGAGGCGGAATTTCCGACGATCCAGGTCACGGCACAACTGCCTGGCGCCAGCCCGGACACCATGGCCTCCTCGGTGGCGACGCCGCTGGAAGTGCAGTTCAGTGCCATTCCCGGCATGACCCAGATGACCTCCAGCAGTGCCTTGGGCTCAAGCCTGTTGACCCTGCAATTCACCCTCGACAAGAGCATCGACACCGCCGCGCAGGAAGTGCAGGCAGCGATCAACACCGCATCCGGCAAGCTGCCCAGCGACATGCCGAGCCTGCCCACCTGGAAGAAGGTCAACCCGGCGGACAGCCCGGTGCTGATCCTCAGTGTCAGCTCCGACAGCATGCCCAGCACCGAGTTGAGCGACTATGTGGAAACCCTGCTGGCGCGGCAGATCAGCCAGATCGACGGCGTCGGCCAGATCAACATTACCGGCCAGCAGCGCCCGGCGATCCGCGTGCAGGCTTCCCCCGACAAACTCGCGGCCATCGGCCTGACCCTGGCCGATATCCGCCTGGCCATCCAGCAATCGAGCCTCAACCTGGCCAAGGGTGCGATCTACGGCGAGAACAGCGTGTCGACCCTGTCGACCAACGACCAACTGTTTCACCCGGAGGACTACGCCCAACTGATCGTGTCCTACAAGGATGGCGCCCCCGTTCAACTGCGCGATATCGCCAAAGTCATCAACGGTTCGGAAAACGCCTACGTGCAGGCCTGGTCCGGCGACACGCCGGGCGTCAATCTGGTGATCTCGCGCCAGCCCGGCGCCAACATTGTCGAGACCGTAGACCGCATCCAGGCCGAACTGCCGCGCCTGCAAGGCATGCTGCCGGCCTCGGTGCAGGTCAGCGTATTGTCTGACCGCACCAAGACCATCCGCGCGTCCCTGCATGAAGTGGAAGTCACCCTGCTGATCGCCATCCTGCTGGTGGTGGCGGTGATGGCGCTGTTCCTGCGCCAGTTGTCGGCGACGCTGATTGTGTCCAGCGTGCTCGGCGTGTCGCTGGTCGCCAGTTTTGCCCTGATGTACCTGATGGGCTTCAGCCTGAACAACCTGACCCTGGTGGCGATCGTGATCGCCGTGGGCTTTGTGGTCGACGATGCCATCGTGGTGGTGGAAAACATTCACCGCCACCTCGAAGCCGGGCTCGACAAGCGCGAAGCGGCGATCAAGGGCGCCGGCGAGATTGGCTTTACCGTGGTGTCCATCAGCTTCTCGCTGGTGGCGGCGTTTATTCCGCTGCTGTTCATGGGCGGTGTGGTCGGACGGCTGTTCAAGGAATTCGCGCTGACGGCCACTTCGACCATCCTGATTTCGGTGGTGGTCTCCTTGACCCTGGCACCGACATTGGCCGCGCTGTTCATGCACGCCCCGACCCATCCGGCCCACGACAAACCCGGCTTCAGCGAACGCCTGCTGGCCGGCTATGCGCGCAACCTGCGCCGCGCGCTGGCCCATCAGCGCAGCATGGCCGCGCTATTCGTGGTGACCCTGGCCCTGGCCGTGGCCGGCTACGTGTTTATCCCCAAGGGCTTCTTTCCGGTACAGGACACCGGTTTTGTGCTCGGCACCAGCGAAGCGGCGGCCGATGTGTCATACCCGGACATGGTCGCCAAGCACAAGGCCCTGGCTGAGATCGTCAAGGATGACCCGGCGGTGCAGGCGTTTTCCCACTCGGTGGGCGTGACCGGCAGCAACCAGACCATCGCCAACGGGCGCTTCTGGATCGCCTTGAAAGACCGCGGTGATCGCGACGTGTCCGCCAGCCAGTTCATCGACCGCATCCGGCCCAAGCTGGCGAAAGTGCCGGGCATCGTGCTGTACCTGCGCGCGGGGCAGGACATCAACCTCAGCTCCGGCCCCAGCCGCGCCCAGTACCAGTACGTACTCAAGAGCAACGATGGCCCGACACTCAACACCTGGACCCAGCGCCTGACCGAAAAACTGCGCGCCAACCCGGCGTTTCGCGACCTGTCCAACGATCTGCAACTGGGCGGCAGCATCACCCATATCAGCATCGACCGCCAGGCCGCCGCGCGCTTTGGGCTGACCGCCACCGATGTCGACCAGGCGCTCTACGACGCCTTCGGCCAGCGCCAGATCAACGAGTTCCAGACCGAGATCAACCAATACCAGGTGGTGCTGGAGCTGGACAGTCAACAGCGCGGCAAGGCCGAAAGCCTGAACTACTTCTACCTGCGCTCGCCACTGACCAATGAGATGGTGCCGTTGTCGGCAGTGGCCAAGGTCGACGCGCCGACCGTGGGGCCCTTGTCCATCAGCCATGACGGCATGTTCCCCGCCGCCAACCTGTCGTTCAACCTGGCACCCGGTGTGGCGCTGGGTGACGCGGTGATCATGCTCAACCAGGCCAAGAATGAAATCGGCATGCCAACCACCATCATCGGCAACTTCCAGGGCGCGGCCCAGGCGTTCCAGAGTTCGCTGGCCAGCCAGCCCTGGCTGATCCTCGCGGCGCTGGTGGCTGTCTACATCATTCTGGGTGTGTTGTATGAGAGCTTCGTGCACCCGCTGACGATTATCTCCACCTTGCCCTCGGCGGGGCTGGGCGCGCTGATCATGCTGTCGCTGATGGGCCAGGACTTTTCGATCATGGCGCTGATCGGCCTGGTGCTGCTGATCGGCATCGTGAAGAAGAACGGCATCCTGATGATCGACTTCGCCCTGGACGCCCAGCGGGTACGCGGGCTGCCGCCGGAAGAGGCAATCTATGAAGCCTGCATCACGCGGTTCCGGCCGATCATCATGACCACCCTCGCCGCTCTGCTGGGCGCGGTACCGTTGATGCTCGGCGCTGGCCCTGGCGCGGAAATGCGCCAGCCCCTGGGCATCGCGGTGGTCGGCGGCTTGCTGGTGAGCCAGGCGCTGACGCTGTTCACCACACCGGTCATATACTTGTACCTTGAGAAATTTTTCCACCGGCCCAAGCCAGGTGCCGAGCTGGCGACCACACACTGA
- a CDS encoding efflux RND transporter periplasmic adaptor subunit → MHIQRKTALIVGVLVVVAVAAWALTRPAKARLTAPTAIPVRVVSVAQQDIPRFVSGIGTVLSLHSVVIRPQVDGILTQLPVKEGQWVKAGDLLARIDDRSIRASLDQARAQLGESQAQLQVALVNLKRYKELSVDDGVSKQTYDQQQALVNQLKATVQGNQANIDAAQVQLSYTQIRSPVSGRVGIRNVDEGNFLRTSDTQGLFSVTQIDPIAVEFSLPQQMLPTLQGLIAAPAKASVDAYLGADTDGQTGDLLGEGHLSLIDNQISSTTGTLRAKAEFNNASQRLWPGQLVTIKIQTALDKNALVVPPTVVQRGLDSHFVYRVNGDKVDVVPVQVTYQNSDVNIIKGVQAGDVLVSDGQSRLKAGAQVEVLKEPPQVIQTVDAKVQP, encoded by the coding sequence ATGCACATTCAACGAAAAACTGCCCTGATCGTGGGTGTACTCGTGGTCGTGGCGGTTGCAGCCTGGGCGCTGACCCGGCCAGCCAAGGCCAGACTGACGGCACCCACCGCGATCCCGGTGCGGGTGGTGAGCGTAGCGCAGCAGGACATTCCACGCTTTGTCAGCGGCATCGGCACGGTGCTGTCCCTGCACAGTGTGGTCATTCGCCCGCAGGTCGACGGCATTCTCACCCAATTGCCGGTCAAGGAAGGCCAGTGGGTCAAGGCCGGCGACTTGCTGGCCAGAATCGATGATCGCTCGATCCGCGCCAGCCTCGACCAGGCCAGGGCGCAACTGGGCGAGAGCCAGGCGCAGTTGCAGGTGGCGCTGGTCAACCTCAAGCGCTACAAGGAATTGAGCGTCGACGACGGCGTGTCCAAGCAGACCTACGACCAGCAACAAGCCCTGGTCAACCAACTCAAGGCCACCGTCCAAGGTAACCAGGCCAACATCGATGCAGCCCAGGTCCAGCTGTCCTACACCCAGATTCGCTCACCGGTCAGTGGCCGCGTCGGTATTCGCAATGTGGATGAAGGCAACTTCCTGCGCACCAGCGATACCCAGGGCCTGTTCTCCGTGACCCAGATCGACCCGATTGCCGTTGAGTTCTCTTTGCCGCAACAGATGCTGCCGACCCTGCAAGGCCTGATCGCAGCGCCTGCCAAGGCCAGCGTCGACGCCTACCTGGGTGCCGACACCGACGGCCAGACCGGAGACCTGCTCGGCGAAGGCCACTTGAGCCTGATCGATAACCAGATCAGCTCCACCACCGGTACCCTGCGCGCCAAGGCCGAGTTCAACAATGCCTCGCAACGCCTGTGGCCGGGGCAACTGGTGACCATCAAGATCCAGACCGCCCTCGACAAAAATGCCTTGGTGGTGCCGCCGACCGTGGTGCAACGCGGCCTGGATTCGCACTTCGTGTACCGGGTCAACGGTGACAAGGTCGATGTGGTGCCGGTGCAAGTCACCTATCAGAACAGCGACGTCAACATTATCAAGGGCGTGCAGGCCGGTGATGTACTGGTCAGTGATGGCCAGTCGCGGCTCAAGGCCGGTGCCCAGGTGGAGGTGCTCAAGGAGCCACCGCAGGTGATCCAGACCGTCGACGCCAAGGTGCAGCCATGA
- a CDS encoding transporter substrate-binding domain-containing protein, which translates to MALIHICVVFALLLAADVSAADDPPLREIRFAVAAQFPPFQSRDPQGQLVGLNIELGNALCVQLNARCIWVDQVLAEDFISLEARKFDAIMGMAPTSQRQRWVGFTDNLYPFTTRLVARRMSNLQPRVKSLKGKRVGVLLGSNREAFARSMWAPNGVIVKSFWLNNELVSSLKAGEIDATLQGTVEIREALLDTEDGHDFDFVGPAISSELLGDGVAIAVRKPDTALRNELNCALEQLKQSGEYQRIIQPYRLDAVPAEH; encoded by the coding sequence TTGGCTCTGATACACATCTGTGTAGTGTTTGCCCTGTTGCTTGCGGCGGATGTCTCTGCGGCCGATGATCCACCGCTGCGTGAAATCCGTTTCGCCGTTGCTGCACAGTTCCCCCCGTTCCAGAGCCGCGACCCGCAAGGGCAGTTGGTCGGCTTGAATATCGAGTTGGGCAACGCCCTGTGCGTGCAGTTGAATGCACGCTGCATCTGGGTCGACCAGGTGCTTGCCGAAGATTTCATCTCCCTTGAAGCCAGGAAATTCGACGCGATCATGGGGATGGCGCCGACGTCGCAACGGCAACGCTGGGTGGGCTTCACCGATAACCTCTACCCCTTCACCACGCGCCTGGTGGCCCGTCGCATGTCCAACTTGCAGCCGCGGGTAAAGTCGCTCAAGGGCAAGCGTGTCGGCGTGTTGCTGGGAAGTAACCGTGAGGCTTTTGCCCGCTCGATGTGGGCGCCAAATGGCGTCATCGTCAAGAGCTTCTGGCTCAACAATGAATTAGTCAGCAGCCTTAAAGCCGGCGAGATTGATGCGACCCTGCAAGGCACGGTAGAAATTCGTGAAGCCTTGCTCGACACCGAAGACGGCCACGATTTCGACTTCGTCGGCCCTGCCATTTCGTCCGAGCTTTTGGGCGATGGTGTGGCCATCGCAGTGCGCAAACCTGACACCGCATTGCGCAACGAACTCAACTGCGCCCTTGAACAACTGAAGCAGAGCGGCGAGTACCAGCGGATCATCCAGCCCTACCGCCTTGACGCCGTTCCTGCCGAGCACTGA
- a CDS encoding YkgJ family cysteine cluster protein — MNTHFSCVGCGKCCSDHHVPLTLQEARQWAADGGNVIVLVEGFLSNGLGLPQQQREHAERRSVVVPSGNTEAFVAITFAAYNAGRCRNLDADNLCRIYERRPLVCRIYPMEINPHIPLNPAAKDCPPESWEQGPALIVGGELMDQELVELIQRSRQADRDDVQTKEAVCALLGIRTTALKGDGFTAYLPDMSAFAQAIELAVDQPSVASEWVFHVSGMDIAEQMLDAGAQIATEVPANYAFISLRAA, encoded by the coding sequence ATGAACACCCATTTTTCCTGCGTCGGTTGCGGCAAATGCTGCAGCGATCACCACGTCCCCCTGACCCTCCAGGAAGCCCGCCAATGGGCGGCTGACGGCGGTAACGTCATCGTTCTGGTGGAGGGTTTCCTGAGCAATGGCCTGGGCCTGCCTCAGCAGCAGCGCGAACATGCCGAGCGCCGTTCGGTGGTGGTGCCCAGCGGCAACACCGAGGCGTTTGTGGCAATCACCTTTGCCGCCTACAACGCCGGGCGCTGCCGGAATCTTGACGCAGACAACCTATGCCGCATCTACGAGCGCCGCCCGTTGGTGTGCCGCATCTACCCGATGGAGATCAACCCCCATATCCCGCTCAACCCCGCCGCCAAGGATTGCCCGCCGGAATCCTGGGAACAGGGCCCGGCGTTGATCGTCGGGGGTGAATTGATGGACCAGGAACTGGTGGAGCTGATCCAACGCTCGCGCCAGGCCGACCGAGACGACGTGCAGACCAAGGAGGCGGTGTGCGCCTTGCTCGGCATTCGCACCACGGCGCTCAAGGGCGATGGATTTACCGCGTACCTGCCGGACATGAGCGCGTTTGCCCAGGCGATTGAGCTGGCGGTGGACCAGCCGTCCGTGGCCAGTGAGTGGGTGTTTCATGTCTCGGGGATGGACATCGCCGAGCAGATGCTGGATGCCGGGGCGCAGATTGCCACCGAGGTGCCGGCCAACTATGCGTTTATCTCGCTGCGGGCGGCGTAG
- a CDS encoding GNAT family N-acetyltransferase, with the protein MAEHFQLLRRDLTGSLPAPQWPAHTQLDHYRDELAPAIHAVLRMTQEQGGGRVPHLHAWQHLFVSDAEFDPTLCLVASNGDGILGVAQCWTSAFIKNLSVHPCAQGQGLGRALLLHCFQVFKQRGEPYVDLKVLESNLRARQLYESAGMVFVLRDVVAED; encoded by the coding sequence GTGGCGGAGCATTTCCAACTGCTGCGCCGCGACCTCACCGGCAGCCTGCCTGCACCTCAATGGCCGGCCCATACGCAGTTGGATCATTACCGCGACGAGCTGGCCCCGGCGATCCATGCGGTGCTGCGCATGACCCAGGAGCAAGGGGGAGGCCGCGTTCCTCATCTGCACGCCTGGCAGCATCTGTTCGTCAGCGATGCCGAATTCGATCCCACGCTGTGTCTGGTGGCCAGCAACGGCGATGGCATTCTCGGCGTGGCGCAGTGCTGGACCAGCGCGTTTATCAAGAACCTGTCCGTGCATCCTTGCGCTCAAGGCCAAGGCTTGGGCCGCGCGTTGCTGCTGCACTGCTTCCAGGTGTTCAAGCAGCGTGGCGAACCCTATGTCGACCTCAAGGTACTGGAGAGCAACCTGCGCGCCCGGCAACTGTACGAAAGCGCGGGCATGGTCTTTGTGCTGCGGGATGTGGTCGCCGAGGACTGA
- a CDS encoding chemotaxis protein CheV, with the protein MSTTKARADSLSLLLFTLRSGKLMAINLLKVSEIIPCPPLTKLPESHPHVKGIATLRGNSLAVIDLSRALGEMPLEDPNGGCLIVTDVSRSKQGLHVQAVSKIVHCLTTDIRPPPYGSGGNRAFITGVTQVEGGLVQVLDIEKVIHGIAPAPIEAAPTDLTMEEAEVLGNARILVVDDSQVALQQSVHTLRNLGLTCHTARSAKEAIDVLLELQGTAAQINVVVSDIEMSEMDGYALTRTLRETPDFQDLYVLLHTSLDSAMNSEKARLAGANAVLTKFSSPELTKCLVVAAQTVAQQGL; encoded by the coding sequence ATGTCCACCACCAAAGCCCGCGCAGACTCACTCTCGCTTCTGCTCTTTACCTTGCGCAGCGGCAAGCTGATGGCCATCAACCTGCTGAAAGTCAGCGAGATCATCCCTTGCCCGCCGCTGACCAAGCTGCCGGAGTCTCATCCCCACGTCAAAGGCATCGCCACCCTGCGTGGCAATTCGTTGGCGGTGATCGACCTGAGTCGCGCCCTGGGGGAAATGCCCCTGGAAGACCCGAACGGAGGCTGCCTGATCGTCACCGACGTGAGCCGTTCCAAGCAGGGCCTGCATGTGCAGGCCGTCAGCAAGATCGTGCACTGCCTGACCACCGATATTCGTCCACCACCCTACGGCTCCGGCGGCAACCGCGCGTTTATCACCGGGGTAACCCAAGTGGAAGGCGGCCTGGTGCAGGTGCTGGACATCGAAAAAGTCATCCACGGCATCGCCCCGGCACCGATTGAAGCGGCGCCTACCGACCTGACCATGGAAGAGGCGGAAGTGCTCGGCAATGCGCGGATCCTGGTGGTGGATGACAGCCAGGTCGCCCTGCAGCAGTCGGTACACACCCTGCGCAACCTCGGCCTGACCTGCCACACCGCGCGCAGCGCCAAGGAAGCCATCGATGTGCTGCTGGAGCTGCAAGGCACCGCCGCGCAGATCAATGTGGTGGTGTCGGACATCGAGATGTCCGAAATGGACGGTTATGCCCTGACCCGCACCCTGCGTGAAACCCCGGACTTCCAGGATCTCTACGTGCTGCTGCATACCTCCCTGGACAGCGCGATGAACAGCGAAAAGGCGCGCCTGGCCGGTGCCAACGCAGTGCTGACCAAGTTCTCCTCGCCCGAACTGACCAAATGCCTGGTGGTCGCCGCCCAGACCGTGGCGCAACAGGGGCTGTAA
- a CDS encoding 2-hydroxyacid dehydrogenase, whose amino-acid sequence MKKTVLAFSRVTPQMIERLQQDFDVIAPNPKLGDINAQFNEALPHAHGLIGVGRKLGRAQLEGAGKLEVVSSVSVGYDNYDVPYFNERGIMLTNTPDVLTESTADLAFALLMSSARRVAELDAWTKAGQWKASVGAPLFGCDVHGKTLGIVGMGNIGAAVARRGRLGFNMPILYSGNSRKTKLEQELGAQLRSLDQLLAEADFVCLVVPLSDKTRHLISTRELGLMKSSAILINISRGPVVDEPALIQALQNQTIRGAGLDVYEQEPLAESPLFQLSNAVTLPHIGSATHETREAMANRALDNLRSALLGQRPQDLVNPQVWKG is encoded by the coding sequence ATGAAAAAGACCGTCCTCGCCTTCAGCCGTGTCACCCCGCAAATGATCGAACGCCTGCAACAGGATTTCGACGTGATCGCGCCCAACCCCAAGCTGGGCGACATCAACGCTCAATTCAATGAAGCCCTGCCTCACGCCCACGGTTTGATCGGCGTGGGTCGCAAGCTGGGCCGCGCGCAGCTCGAAGGCGCGGGCAAGCTGGAGGTGGTGTCCAGCGTGTCGGTGGGCTACGACAACTACGATGTGCCGTACTTCAACGAGCGCGGGATCATGCTCACCAACACCCCCGACGTACTGACCGAAAGCACTGCCGACCTGGCCTTCGCCCTGCTGATGAGCAGCGCGCGCCGGGTGGCCGAGCTGGACGCCTGGACCAAGGCCGGCCAATGGAAAGCCAGCGTCGGCGCGCCGCTGTTTGGCTGTGACGTGCATGGCAAGACCCTCGGTATCGTTGGCATGGGCAATATCGGCGCGGCCGTGGCCCGGCGTGGGCGCCTGGGCTTCAATATGCCGATCCTGTACAGCGGCAACAGCCGCAAGACCAAGCTGGAACAGGAACTGGGCGCGCAATTGCGCAGCCTGGACCAGTTGCTGGCCGAGGCGGATTTCGTCTGCCTGGTGGTGCCGTTGAGCGACAAGACCCGCCACCTGATCAGCACCCGCGAGTTGGGTCTGATGAAGTCCAGCGCGATTCTGATCAATATCTCCCGTGGTCCGGTGGTCGACGAACCGGCGCTGATCCAGGCCCTGCAAAACCAGACCATTCGCGGTGCCGGGCTGGATGTGTATGAGCAGGAGCCGTTGGCCGAGTCGCCGCTGTTCCAACTGAGCAACGCGGTGACCCTGCCGCATATCGGTTCGGCGACCCATGAAACCCGCGAAGCCATGGCCAACCGCGCGCTGGACAACCTGCGCAGCGCCCTGCTGGGCCAGCGCCCGCAGGACCTGGTGAACCCGCAGGTGTGGAAGGGCTGA
- a CDS encoding LysR family transcriptional regulator, translated as MDTLQNMRAFSCVAEAGSFTAAAAQLDTTTANVSRAVSNLEAHLQTRLLNRTTRRIALTEAGKRYLLRCEQILAYVEEAEAEASDAHARPAGQLKVHTMTGIGQHFVIDAIARYRRTHPDVTFDLTLANRVPDLLDEGYDVSIVLASELPDSGFVSQRLGITYSIACASPDYVKAKGCAQRPQDLLNHACLRLVSPVIQLDKWTFNGPEGQESVAINTSPFLVNSADAMKTAITSGMGVGLLPVYAAIEGLRNGTLVRVMPTYRSQELNLYAIYPSRQYLDAKIKTWVEYLRGSLPEILAAHQAELVAYELSGSLSGARLAN; from the coding sequence ATGGACACTTTGCAAAACATGCGCGCCTTCAGTTGCGTGGCCGAAGCGGGCAGCTTCACCGCCGCCGCCGCGCAACTGGACACCACCACCGCCAACGTCTCGCGCGCGGTCTCCAATCTTGAGGCCCACCTGCAAACCCGCTTGCTCAACCGCACCACCCGCCGCATTGCCCTCACCGAGGCAGGTAAACGCTACCTGCTGCGCTGCGAGCAGATCCTGGCCTACGTCGAAGAAGCCGAGGCCGAGGCCAGCGACGCCCACGCCCGCCCCGCCGGACAGCTGAAAGTGCACACCATGACCGGTATCGGCCAGCACTTCGTCATCGACGCGATCGCCCGCTACCGCCGCACCCACCCGGACGTGACCTTCGACCTGACCCTGGCCAACCGCGTGCCGGACTTGCTGGACGAGGGCTACGACGTGTCCATCGTGCTGGCCAGCGAGCTGCCGGACTCGGGCTTCGTCTCCCAGCGCCTGGGCATCACCTACAGCATCGCCTGCGCCTCGCCGGACTACGTCAAGGCCAAAGGCTGTGCGCAGCGCCCCCAGGACTTGCTCAACCACGCCTGCCTGCGCCTGGTCAGCCCGGTGATCCAGTTGGACAAGTGGACCTTCAACGGCCCTGAAGGCCAGGAAAGCGTGGCGATCAATACGTCGCCGTTCCTGGTCAACTCCGCCGACGCGATGAAAACCGCGATCACCAGCGGCATGGGCGTCGGCCTGCTGCCGGTGTATGCGGCCATCGAAGGCCTGCGCAACGGCACATTGGTGCGAGTCATGCCCACCTATCGCTCCCAGGAGCTGAACCTGTACGCAATCTACCCGTCTCGCCAGTACCTGGATGCGAAGATCAAGACCTGGGTGGAATACCTGCGCGGTTCGTTGCCGGAGATCCTGGCGGCGCACCAGGCGGAGCTGGTGGCGTATGAGTTGAGCGGCAGCCTCAGCGGTGCACGGCTGGCGAACTGA